The Vitis vinifera cultivar Pinot Noir 40024 chromosome 12, ASM3070453v1 genome has a segment encoding these proteins:
- the LOC132254727 gene encoding disease resistance protein RGA2-like — MSADILQFLKNKFMDELEEAEEEHPPAHDIPLHSYFLQIRELLETKSLTPSTGMKDCLYDLSIALTDCILFLEKRKMKINKDSSQGQGQGQGQGQRQGHYSLPELWFLCKTKRKLIHIKKKLRVATSHPVVPEHTSFSAVTDVATTSSSSGSLSFDGPEIDDLYSFRDQVENIANLVVGRRDLDEKGFSKEIGIVGIGGCGKTLVARMVFDNSDDVDSYDCESRIWINLQAIQKGEVDFKKILKAMLKQCDGGQRDSVEVEEEELLEALCKALWSKSYLLVFDGIWDINLDWYFRLKERLQWCSKSNQSRLIIITTRLHGVAKRMVGPNNLYRMQPFSNLVIWGHITYRVPTKHPIVVKMKDEMIYHSHGLPLAATTFFTIMRNQTYGGE, encoded by the coding sequence ATGTCAGCAGATATTCTTCAGTTTTTGAAGAACAAATTCATGGATGAATTGGAAGAAGCAGAGGAGGAACACCCTCCAGCTCATGACATCCCCCTCCATTCTTATTTTCTACAAATTCGAGAGCTTCTGGAAACTAAAAGCCTCACGCCGTCGACAGGAATGAAGGATTGTCTTTACGACCTCAGCATTGCATTGACCGACTGCATCCTCTTCCTGGAGAAGCgcaaaatgaaaatcaacaagGATTCCTCACAAGGGCAAGGGCAAGGGCAAGGGCAAGGGCAAAGGCAAGGCCACTACTCTCTGCCTGAGCTGTGGTTTCTGTGCAAAACAAAAAGGAAGCTGATTCACATCAAGAAAAAGTTGCGTGTTGCTACAAGCCACCCAGTAGTACCAGAGCATACTTCCTTTTCTGCCGTCACGGATGTAGCcacaacttcttcttcttctggctCTTTATCATTTGATGGACCAGAGATAGACGATCTCTATTCATTTCGAGACCAAGTCGAAAATATAGCAAATTTGGTTGTGGGTAGAAGAGATTTGGATGAAAAAGGATTTAGTAAGGAAATTGGAATTGTGGGGATTGGGGGTTGCGGTAAGACCCTTGTGGCCCGAATGGTTTTCGACAACAGCGATGACGTCGATTCTTACGATTGCGAATCCAGAATTTGGATCAACTTACAAGCGATACAGAAAGGAGAAGTAGATTTTAAGAAGATTCTCAAGGCTATGCTGAAGCAGTGTGATGGTGGGCAAAGAGATAGTGtggaggtggaggaggaggagctATTGGAGGCCCTCTGCAAAGCATTGTGGAGTAAGAGTTATTTATTAGTGTTTGATGGAATTTGGGATATCAACCTGGACTGGTACTTCAGGTTAAAGGAGAGACTCCAGTGGTGTAGCAAATCAAATCAGAGTAGACTCATCATCATTACAACCAGACTCCATGGTGTGGCTAAGAGGATGGTTGGGCCCAATAATTTATATCGTATGCAGCCCTTTTCCAATCTGGTTATTTGGGGCCATATTACGTACAGGGTTCCAACGAAGCATCCCATTGTGGTGAAAATGAAGGATGAAATGATATACCATTCTCATGGTCTCCCGTTAGCTGCAACAACGTTCTTCACTATTATGCGGAACCAAACCTATGGAGGGGAGTAA